In one window of Dokdonia sp. PRO95 DNA:
- a CDS encoding thioredoxin family protein, which translates to MKTNIIALATIIALTFSCKEKTTTEEVVVVEEVEVVDENVDDNGVAILLGAQERETLESEPYNEWFMNSYKNHTINTESLTAVKEGLKDVRVTIFMGTWCEDSQREVPAFFKILDEVDYESETVKLITVSQDKTAPEELVKGKDITNVPTFIFMKDGQELGRIVEYPLESLEKDMAKILSGADYQHAYAE; encoded by the coding sequence ATGAAAACTAATATTATAGCCTTAGCTACTATTATAGCACTTACTTTTTCTTGTAAAGAAAAGACCACCACCGAAGAAGTTGTGGTTGTTGAAGAAGTAGAAGTTGTAGATGAAAATGTAGACGACAATGGGGTTGCTATCCTTTTAGGCGCGCAAGAACGAGAAACCTTAGAGTCTGAGCCATATAACGAATGGTTTATGAACAGTTACAAAAATCATACTATAAATACGGAGTCCCTTACGGCTGTTAAGGAAGGTCTTAAAGATGTAAGGGTCACTATATTTATGGGAACTTGGTGTGAGGACAGCCAGCGTGAAGTGCCTGCATTTTTCAAAATCCTTGATGAGGTAGATTATGAAAGTGAGACTGTAAAACTTATCACTGTTTCGCAAGATAAAACAGCTCCAGAAGAACTAGTAAAAGGGAAAGATATAACAAATGTGCCTACATTCATTTTTATGAAAGATGGTCAAGAACTTGGTCGTATTGTAGAGTATCCTCTAGAAAGCTTAGAGAAAGATATGGCAAAGATTCTATCTGGCGCAGATTATCAACATGCTTATGCCGAGTAA
- a CDS encoding Coq4 family protein, with product MKTLRYLLLERLYEWSKVPYKLLFKQDDAWGISVNQLLQYAPSSLGYHLGCFLLSHNFTPEPQLEDHDVFHVLTTTSIAVPDEIAMQWLLLGNGKRSLYLFIVLTVGTTLFIDHFKSFIKAFKRGKKANRFYNLNYLNLLTEPLTDLQHTLKIKPL from the coding sequence ATGAAAACACTTCGTTATTTACTACTAGAACGCCTCTACGAGTGGAGTAAAGTCCCGTATAAATTGCTTTTTAAGCAAGACGATGCGTGGGGTATATCTGTAAACCAATTATTACAATACGCACCATCATCACTAGGTTATCACCTAGGCTGCTTTTTACTTAGCCACAACTTCACTCCAGAACCTCAACTAGAAGATCACGACGTGTTTCACGTACTTACCACTACTAGTATTGCTGTGCCTGACGAAATTGCAATGCAATGGTTACTTCTTGGTAATGGCAAGCGATCTCTATACCTCTTTATTGTACTCACCGTAGGTACAACATTATTTATAGATCATTTTAAGTCATTTATAAAAGCTTTCAAGAGAGGAAAAAAAGCAAATCGATTTTATAATCTCAATTACTTAAATCTACTCACAGAACCACTCACAGATTTACAACATACTTTAAAAATCAAACCTTTATGA
- a CDS encoding DUF4173 domain-containing protein yields the protein MKTSIIRCLGAILFSLLFYGQSLGLNMLLFSIIAVVAVLIIRPETKSNKSFFLASGLYVLSAVFVFTVNSLLAIITCIFAFIVFAGSISGIKNAVYVQWLNGLYQSLLGALHSTVNPNKDIPKTKKNHNYKFIILTTAIVTTLVVVFAMLYGKANPILGEWISAINLDFVNFNWLLTAGMGYYLLINLTSRAELDIITSIDRDASTTLSEQPISDIKATTLNREQLLGTILLGALNALIIIFITTDIWYILHDPLADAATLSTTVHDGVSALITSIIIAITTILILFRSDLNFYKKSETLRRFTYVWIALNIMIILFTAYKNYMYSSGFGLTYKRIGVFIYLALCIAGMITTYVKIVRKNNLLFIVKANTRIAFIILIVVSGFNWDRAITTYNLHEVASPDVNYLLSMGNSNGDILYAFAKAHPEKPMNRTSIQNRYEQWQTSLSEETWQSKTLLGLINPNTSSYEITDTAARN from the coding sequence ATGAAAACTTCAATAATCAGATGTTTAGGCGCTATACTTTTTAGTCTTCTATTTTACGGTCAAAGCCTTGGCCTCAATATGCTATTATTTTCAATAATTGCAGTAGTAGCGGTTCTTATCATTCGTCCGGAAACCAAGTCGAACAAATCATTTTTCCTTGCATCAGGGCTCTATGTATTGAGTGCCGTGTTTGTATTTACAGTAAATAGTTTGCTTGCAATCATCACTTGTATTTTTGCTTTTATTGTATTTGCAGGTAGTATATCGGGAATTAAAAACGCAGTATATGTACAGTGGCTCAACGGACTGTATCAATCTTTGCTAGGTGCTTTACATAGTACGGTGAATCCTAATAAAGACATCCCTAAGACAAAAAAAAATCACAATTATAAATTTATCATCCTTACCACAGCTATTGTCACTACGCTGGTAGTGGTTTTTGCGATGCTTTATGGTAAAGCAAACCCTATACTAGGTGAATGGATTTCGGCTATTAATCTTGATTTTGTAAACTTTAATTGGCTACTCACTGCAGGTATGGGGTATTACTTACTTATAAACCTCACCTCTAGGGCAGAGCTAGACATCATTACTTCTATAGATCGCGATGCTTCCACTACTCTATCTGAACAACCTATATCTGACATTAAAGCTACTACCCTTAATAGAGAACAACTACTAGGCACTATTCTATTAGGAGCACTTAATGCGCTCATTATAATATTTATCACTACAGATATTTGGTATATACTTCACGACCCCCTTGCGGATGCAGCTACACTTTCCACCACGGTACACGATGGCGTGAGTGCACTTATTACTTCCATTATTATTGCGATTACTACGATATTAATTCTCTTTCGCAGTGATCTTAATTTTTACAAAAAAAGTGAGACGCTAAGGCGTTTTACCTATGTCTGGATTGCGCTTAACATAATGATCATCTTATTTACGGCTTATAAAAATTATATGTACAGTAGTGGTTTCGGGCTCACTTATAAAAGAATAGGAGTGTTTATTTACCTCGCACTATGTATTGCTGGTATGATCACTACTTATGTAAAAATCGTGCGTAAAAACAACCTACTATTTATCGTAAAAGCAAATACTCGTATTGCATTTATAATTCTGATTGTCGTTTCAGGTTTTAACTGGGATCGTGCGATTACTACATATAATCTGCATGAAGTAGCCTCTCCAGATGTCAATTACCTCCTCTCTATGGGGAATAGCAATGGAGATATTTTATACGCTTTCGCAAAAGCGCACCCAGAAAAACCTATGAATCGTACAAGTATTCAAAATAGATATGAGCAATGGCAAACTTCTTTATCTGAAGAAACCTGGCAATCCAAAACACTTCTAGGCCTAATAAACCCAAACACATCAAGCTATGAAATTACCGACACCGCAGCACGCAATTAA
- a CDS encoding DUF2809 domain-containing protein produces MRLSLKYIIAFLVLLAIGIFIAIYVHDNFIRPYLGDSIVVVLIYVLIMGLFNIPRSFKSKNITALAVLLFAFIVEGLQAISFINYTGLADNKFARIILGTSFSWWDMLAYVGGYLFIIIIEKLRE; encoded by the coding sequence ATGCGCTTATCACTTAAATACATCATCGCATTCTTAGTCCTACTAGCAATAGGAATATTTATTGCCATTTATGTACACGACAATTTCATTAGACCTTACTTAGGCGATAGTATCGTTGTAGTGCTAATCTATGTGCTTATAATGGGATTGTTTAATATCCCGAGAAGTTTTAAAAGCAAAAATATCACTGCGCTAGCGGTATTACTATTTGCTTTTATAGTAGAAGGTTTACAAGCAATTTCTTTTATAAACTACACAGGTCTAGCCGACAATAAATTTGCTCGCATTATTCTAGGCACCTCTTTCTCTTGGTGGGATATGCTCGCTTATGTAGGTGGATATCTCTTTATTATAATTATAGAAAAACTTAGAGAGTAA
- the gpmI gene encoding 2,3-bisphosphoglycerate-independent phosphoglycerate mutase, with amino-acid sequence MNKKTILMILDGWGMAPDKKVSAVDQAQTPFIDSLYNKYPHAQLLTHGENVGLPEGQMGNSEVGHMNLGAGRIVYQDFAKINKALKEDTLKDEQALKDAFAFAKENNKSVHFLGLVSDGGVHSHIEHLKGLILAAENAGVPQSFIHAFSDGRDVDPKSGKKMIGDISAFAKAHNAQLASVIGRYYAMDRDKRWERVALAYNLITKGAGTPTKDIEQAIQASYDAGKTDEFIDPLFVTQDGETISTVQEGDVVIFFNFRTDRGRELTEMLSQKDFAEQDTKKLDLYYVTMTNYDDTFKGIKVIYDKDNLVNTLGEVLESAGKKQIRIAETEKYPHVTFFFSGGREEPFNGESRLLAPSPKVATYDLQPEMSAFEIRDKIVPEINKGDVDFVCLNFANPDMVGHTGVMEAAIKACETVDSCTKDIVTAAEENDYTVIIIADHGNAEVMINPDGSPNTAHTTNPVPVILVDKDIKKINNGILSDVAPTVLKLLGVDQPAVMDCTPLI; translated from the coding sequence ATGAATAAAAAAACAATCCTAATGATACTAGATGGCTGGGGTATGGCTCCAGACAAAAAAGTATCTGCCGTAGACCAGGCACAAACGCCTTTTATAGACAGCCTTTACAATAAGTACCCCCACGCACAGCTACTCACCCACGGTGAGAATGTAGGCCTGCCAGAGGGCCAGATGGGTAATAGCGAAGTGGGCCATATGAACCTAGGCGCCGGGAGGATTGTTTATCAAGACTTTGCTAAGATCAACAAAGCACTTAAAGAAGATACGCTCAAAGATGAGCAAGCGCTTAAGGATGCTTTCGCTTTCGCGAAAGAAAACAACAAGTCTGTTCACTTTCTCGGTCTCGTTTCTGATGGAGGTGTACATTCACACATTGAGCATCTTAAAGGACTTATTCTCGCTGCCGAAAATGCAGGAGTGCCACAATCTTTCATTCACGCTTTTTCTGATGGTAGAGATGTAGATCCAAAATCTGGAAAAAAGATGATAGGTGATATTTCTGCTTTCGCGAAAGCACACAACGCACAACTAGCATCTGTCATAGGTCGCTACTACGCAATGGACAGAGATAAACGATGGGAACGCGTTGCACTAGCATATAATTTAATTACCAAAGGAGCGGGAACACCTACTAAAGATATAGAACAAGCTATACAAGCCAGCTATGACGCAGGTAAAACAGATGAGTTTATAGATCCGCTTTTTGTAACTCAAGATGGGGAGACTATCTCTACCGTGCAAGAAGGTGACGTAGTGATTTTCTTTAATTTTAGAACAGATCGTGGTCGCGAACTAACAGAGATGTTATCTCAAAAAGATTTTGCAGAGCAAGACACAAAAAAGCTTGACCTGTATTATGTTACAATGACTAACTATGATGACACCTTTAAAGGCATTAAAGTTATTTACGACAAAGACAATCTCGTAAATACCCTTGGTGAAGTTTTAGAAAGCGCAGGTAAGAAACAAATACGCATCGCAGAAACAGAAAAATATCCTCACGTAACCTTCTTCTTTTCTGGAGGGCGTGAAGAACCGTTTAATGGAGAGTCTAGATTACTAGCTCCCTCGCCAAAGGTTGCCACCTACGACCTGCAGCCAGAAATGAGCGCTTTTGAGATACGTGACAAAATTGTTCCGGAAATAAACAAAGGAGACGTAGACTTTGTATGTCTTAACTTTGCAAATCCAGATATGGTAGGTCACACGGGTGTAATGGAAGCCGCAATAAAAGCCTGCGAAACAGTAGATAGCTGTACAAAAGATATTGTAACCGCCGCCGAAGAAAATGATTATACTGTAATCATCATTGCAGACCACGGTAATGCAGAGGTGATGATCAACCCAGATGGATCGCCTAATACGGCACACACGACAAATCCAGTACCGGTGATACTAGTCGATAAAGACATCAAGAAAATCAACAATGGTATTCTATCTGATGTGGCGCCTACAGTTTTAAAGCTACTAGGCGTAGACCAACCAGCTGTTATGGATTGTACACCTCTAATATAA
- a CDS encoding branched-chain amino acid aminotransferase, with translation METTSTLRITKRDNSKIADVDFSNLAFGSVFTDHMFSVEYADGKWQQPEIVPYGPISMDPSAKVFHYGQAVFEGMKAFKDDNGDIFLFRPEDNWERINTSSARLAMPELPKEVFMEGLMELLKLDEAWIKAGDGNSLYIRPFHIATQPGVSASPSDRYKFMIILAPAQSYYSGEVSVVFAEKYSRAASGGVGYAKAAGNYAAQFYPTNLAKEEGYQQVIWTDANTHEYLEEAGTMNVFFRVGDKLLTAPTNDTILNGITRKSIIQLAEAAGITVEVRPVAVKDIVEAAQAGELKEIFGVGTAAVVVPFKSFAYKGEDHKLNAPENSYGVQFKKDLNDIQYNRTEDKYGWRVAVK, from the coding sequence ATGGAAACAACCTCTACACTTCGTATTACAAAGCGTGACAACAGTAAAATTGCTGATGTTGATTTTAGTAACCTTGCTTTTGGTAGCGTATTTACAGACCACATGTTTTCTGTAGAATATGCAGATGGCAAGTGGCAACAACCAGAAATAGTTCCTTACGGCCCTATCTCTATGGATCCTAGTGCAAAAGTTTTTCACTATGGACAGGCTGTTTTTGAAGGAATGAAAGCATTTAAGGATGACAATGGAGATATCTTCTTATTTCGTCCAGAAGATAACTGGGAGCGTATCAATACCTCATCTGCACGTCTAGCAATGCCAGAACTTCCTAAAGAAGTTTTTATGGAAGGTCTTATGGAGCTTCTTAAACTAGACGAAGCTTGGATAAAAGCTGGAGATGGTAATTCTTTGTATATACGCCCTTTTCACATTGCAACACAACCAGGAGTATCTGCATCACCATCAGACAGGTACAAGTTTATGATTATTCTTGCGCCTGCTCAATCATATTACTCTGGTGAAGTAAGCGTAGTATTTGCCGAAAAGTATAGCCGTGCCGCGAGTGGTGGTGTAGGTTATGCAAAAGCTGCAGGTAACTATGCTGCACAATTTTACCCTACTAATCTTGCAAAAGAAGAAGGATACCAGCAGGTAATCTGGACAGATGCAAATACACACGAATACCTAGAAGAAGCAGGTACGATGAATGTATTTTTCCGTGTGGGAGATAAACTTCTTACAGCACCTACTAATGACACTATCCTTAATGGTATCACACGTAAGAGTATTATACAACTGGCAGAAGCAGCAGGTATTACTGTAGAAGTAAGACCAGTGGCTGTAAAAGACATTGTAGAAGCTGCACAAGCTGGTGAGCTTAAAGAAATTTTTGGCGTAGGTACTGCTGCAGTAGTAGTTCCTTTTAAGAGCTTTGCTTACAAGGGTGAAGATCACAAACTCAATGCACCAGAAAACAGTTATGGAGTACAGTTTAAAAAAGACTTAAACGACATACAATATAACCGCACAGAAGATAAATACGGGTGGAGAGTTGCTGTAAAATAG
- a CDS encoding transcriptional regulator, with protein sequence MSIINNINKAFDHRIRLGIMSVLMVNEKADFKELKELLGATDGNLASHAKALEKEAYIVVQKAFIGRKPNTSYSVTSKGKEAFKKHIEALEKLLGKNS encoded by the coding sequence ATGTCCATCATAAACAACATAAATAAAGCTTTTGATCATCGTATCCGCCTAGGGATTATGAGCGTGCTTATGGTGAATGAAAAGGCAGATTTTAAAGAATTAAAAGAGCTTCTAGGAGCCACAGATGGTAACCTTGCTAGCCACGCAAAAGCATTAGAAAAAGAAGCCTATATAGTGGTCCAAAAAGCGTTCATTGGCCGCAAGCCTAATACGAGTTATAGCGTCACATCAAAGGGCAAGGAAGCATTTAAAAAGCACATAGAAGCACTTGAAAAATTATTAGGCAAGAACTCATAA
- a CDS encoding DUF4920 domain-containing protein, with amino-acid sequence MKIYATIFLIFLTILSCKEVNNEGDNAFAKAETENKEAQQAYASYGEKISVDGAMTKNEISERYAALAEGDTAIVKFEAPINDVCASKGCWMRLDIADEEQVFVKFKDYGFFVPTDTKDGNAVVEGKAYLEEVSVDELRHMAEDAGKSKEEIAAITKPERELRFMADGVLIKAD; translated from the coding sequence ATGAAAATATATGCAACGATATTCTTAATTTTCTTGACAATACTAAGTTGTAAAGAAGTTAACAATGAGGGTGATAACGCTTTCGCGAAAGCGGAAACTGAAAATAAAGAAGCTCAACAGGCGTATGCGAGCTACGGAGAAAAGATATCTGTAGACGGTGCAATGACCAAAAATGAGATCTCAGAAAGGTATGCAGCTCTTGCCGAAGGTGATACGGCTATCGTAAAATTTGAAGCACCTATTAATGATGTTTGCGCTTCAAAAGGTTGCTGGATGCGCTTAGATATCGCAGATGAGGAACAAGTTTTTGTAAAGTTTAAAGATTACGGATTCTTTGTGCCTACAGATACTAAAGATGGAAATGCCGTTGTAGAAGGAAAAGCTTACCTAGAGGAAGTATCTGTAGATGAACTGCGTCACATGGCAGAAGATGCTGGAAAATCTAAAGAAGAGATAGCTGCGATTACTAAACCGGAGCGCGAGTTACGCTTTATGGCAGATGGTGTGTTAATTAAAGCAGACTAA
- a CDS encoding M48 family metalloprotease, translating into MKRGSGLKIRLLIGVAIVAFALLKNCSNREENPYTGKVQAISMSPDEEIAMGIQYAPQMAEQHGGLHPDQQLQAFVDQVGNKLVQESMARETPYRYDFHLLRDEQTVNAFALPGGQIFITYALLSKLENEDQVAGVLGHEIGHVLGKHSAERAENSSMWSTISMGAEVGGGMGGAAGSIGQSVLLGNGRDDELESDDLGVRFMIRAGYDPYQMIGVMKILKAASGGSSQPEFSSTHPDPENRIEQIKESIQKYGYTGPATM; encoded by the coding sequence ATGAAAAGAGGTAGCGGTCTTAAGATCAGGTTACTTATAGGAGTTGCCATTGTTGCATTTGCACTTTTAAAAAACTGCAGCAATAGAGAAGAAAATCCATATACAGGCAAAGTACAAGCAATAAGCATGTCACCCGATGAGGAGATTGCAATGGGAATACAGTATGCCCCACAGATGGCAGAGCAGCATGGCGGTTTACACCCAGACCAGCAACTGCAAGCCTTTGTAGATCAAGTAGGAAATAAGCTAGTACAGGAAAGTATGGCTCGTGAGACCCCTTATAGATACGACTTTCACTTATTACGAGATGAACAGACAGTAAATGCATTTGCACTTCCTGGAGGACAAATTTTTATCACCTATGCCCTACTTTCAAAACTTGAAAATGAAGATCAAGTCGCAGGTGTACTAGGTCACGAGATAGGTCACGTACTTGGAAAACACAGCGCAGAGCGCGCCGAAAACTCTAGCATGTGGTCTACCATCTCCATGGGTGCAGAAGTAGGCGGCGGCATGGGCGGTGCTGCAGGTTCTATAGGCCAGAGTGTCTTGTTAGGTAATGGTCGTGATGACGAGTTAGAGAGTGATGATCTAGGCGTACGCTTTATGATACGCGCTGGTTATGACCCATACCAGATGATAGGTGTGATGAAAATACTTAAAGCGGCAAGTGGCGGCAGTAGTCAGCCAGAATTCTCTAGCACACACCCAGATCCAGAAAATCGTATAGAACAAATCAAGGAGAGCATCCAGAAATATGGTTATACGGGACCAGCGACTATGTAA
- a CDS encoding DUF805 domain-containing protein, which produces MKWYLKVVGDNYANFEGRARREEYWMFALFNVIFVMLAYIPLIAGAAMESEALIMVGSLLLFLYIVALFIPSIAVAVRRLHDQGKSGTWYFINFVPFIGGIWFLILMITEGTHGTNQYGPDPKGDLIQ; this is translated from the coding sequence ATGAAATGGTATTTAAAAGTAGTAGGAGATAATTATGCAAACTTTGAAGGAAGAGCACGTAGGGAAGAGTATTGGATGTTTGCGCTTTTTAATGTTATTTTCGTCATGCTTGCTTATATTCCACTTATTGCTGGTGCTGCAATGGAAAGTGAGGCACTAATTATGGTAGGGAGTCTATTACTTTTTCTTTACATAGTCGCTCTATTTATACCTAGTATTGCGGTAGCAGTACGCAGGCTTCACGATCAGGGTAAAAGCGGTACTTGGTATTTTATAAACTTTGTTCCATTTATAGGTGGCATTTGGTTTCTTATACTAATGATAACAGAAGGAACTCATGGTACTAATCAATATGGCCCAGACCCTAAGGGTGACCTGATACAATAA
- the mnmD gene encoding tRNA (5-methylaminomethyl-2-thiouridine)(34)-methyltransferase MnmD: protein MKREIITTGDGSKTIHIAEWDEQYHSKHGAIQEARHVFLMTGVEHYVTQHRDQKEIAILEMGFGTGLNALLTYFEAQKHQVSFNYVGAEAYPVTSEEASAMDYASQLEEEDATEVYNEMHDAAWEKEIRISDHFMLTKRKQRFEDITDNEVFDLIYFDAFGPRVQPTLWTEEIFAKMFKALKPNGVLTTYCAQGAARRAMQAVGFLVERLPGPPGKREMLRATKLTL from the coding sequence ATGAAGAGAGAAATTATAACTACAGGAGACGGCTCAAAGACGATACATATTGCAGAGTGGGATGAGCAGTATCATTCTAAACATGGAGCGATACAAGAAGCACGTCACGTGTTTTTAATGACTGGAGTAGAGCACTATGTTACACAACATCGAGATCAAAAAGAAATTGCAATACTAGAAATGGGATTTGGTACAGGGCTCAATGCCTTGCTTACCTATTTTGAGGCACAAAAGCATCAAGTTTCTTTTAATTACGTGGGAGCAGAAGCCTATCCCGTTACATCAGAGGAAGCTTCAGCAATGGATTATGCTAGTCAGCTAGAGGAAGAGGATGCTACAGAGGTTTACAACGAGATGCACGACGCTGCTTGGGAAAAGGAAATTAGAATAAGTGACCATTTTATGCTTACAAAACGCAAGCAGCGTTTTGAAGATATTACGGATAACGAGGTTTTTGATTTGATCTATTTCGATGCCTTTGGACCAAGAGTTCAGCCTACATTATGGACCGAAGAGATCTTTGCAAAAATGTTTAAAGCACTAAAACCAAATGGTGTTTTGACAACTTATTGTGCTCAAGGAGCTGCAAGGAGAGCAATGCAAGCTGTAGGTTTTCTAGTAGAGCGACTGCCAGGACCTCCGGGCAAACGCGAGATGTTAAGAGCTACAAAGCTTACTCTCTAA
- a CDS encoding thioredoxin family protein → MKHFYITLALLALMSSCDSSKKTVEATPAPQVTETLETETPTKPALPAVVAKPAPKVKTMLVGKEDRTALEQAPFDSWFNPNYAKYAVNGDYIKEIEQGLKDVTITTFMGTWCSDSKRETPRMFKILDEASFKNQDLELITVDRTKKKPTIYTDGNNIIRVPTFIFKKDGKEIGRIVERPVESLEEDMLKILNQQPYKHSYEN, encoded by the coding sequence ATGAAGCATTTTTATATAACACTCGCACTTCTTGCACTTATGTCAAGTTGTGATAGCTCAAAAAAAACAGTAGAAGCTACTCCTGCACCGCAGGTTACAGAGACTTTAGAAACAGAAACTCCTACTAAACCTGCACTGCCAGCAGTGGTTGCAAAACCCGCCCCTAAAGTGAAAACAATGTTAGTAGGTAAAGAAGATAGAACTGCCTTAGAACAAGCACCTTTTGATAGTTGGTTCAATCCTAACTATGCTAAATATGCAGTAAATGGAGATTACATAAAAGAAATAGAACAAGGACTAAAAGACGTTACTATCACCACTTTTATGGGAACTTGGTGTAGTGATAGTAAGCGTGAAACTCCAAGAATGTTTAAAATTCTAGATGAAGCTTCTTTTAAAAATCAAGACTTAGAACTTATTACTGTAGATCGTACAAAAAAGAAACCAACAATATATACTGACGGTAATAACATCATACGCGTACCTACTTTCATCTTTAAAAAAGATGGTAAAGAAATAGGCCGTATTGTGGAGCGTCCAGTAGAAAGTCTGGAAGAAGACATGCTTAAGATCTTAAATCAACAACCTTACAAACACTCTTATGAAAACTAA
- a CDS encoding DUF1361 domain-containing protein, with product MEKIIISKLREFYILIGGLLLCFILLAIRIKMTGSFFFLFLVWNLFLAFIPYACSLLLVTKKQWMQSSWKWIPIAIPWLLFLPNTPYLISDLQHLQHSSPDVIWYDILMLIAFVWYALFIMYLTVSDMQKLLILKLRSQYISYVTIGIFILCGFGIYLGRFLRWNSWDIIQNPSGLTNDIWNQISHPYINSKTWMVTFGYAAIMILSFFGLQFTHSKHKN from the coding sequence ATGGAAAAAATTATCATCTCAAAACTTAGAGAGTTCTATATTCTCATAGGAGGTCTTTTACTATGCTTCATTTTACTTGCAATACGCATTAAGATGACTGGTTCATTTTTCTTTCTCTTTTTAGTGTGGAATCTGTTTCTTGCATTTATACCCTATGCTTGCTCACTACTTTTAGTAACAAAAAAACAATGGATGCAATCTAGCTGGAAGTGGATTCCAATAGCAATACCATGGTTACTTTTTTTGCCTAATACGCCTTATTTAATAAGTGATTTACAGCACTTACAGCATAGCTCCCCAGATGTTATTTGGTACGATATCTTAATGCTTATAGCTTTTGTTTGGTATGCGCTATTTATAATGTACTTAACGGTAAGTGACATGCAAAAGCTCCTCATTTTAAAATTGAGATCTCAATATATTTCTTATGTTACCATAGGCATATTTATCCTTTGTGGCTTTGGTATTTATCTAGGTAGATTTTTAAGATGGAATAGCTGGGATATTATTCAAAACCCCTCAGGTCTTACTAACGACATATGGAATCAAATTAGTCATCCATATATAAATAGTAAAACCTGGATGGTCACATTTGGTTACGCAGCTATCATGATTCTATCCTTTTTTGGACTACAATTCACTCATTCAAAACACAAAAACTAA